TTCTAAATCTTATTAAATGAAGCAAAAATCAACCCAATTTTTCGGGCCAACATTAATTTACTCAATGATTTTATAGGTTTTTTTTGCCCTTGCCAAAGGATAAAAATTAAAATGCCACCATTCGCTGGTGATAGGGCCATAGCCGGTGGTTAACATAATATTTCGTAATAAAAGCCTGTTTTCGACTTGCTTCTGATTTAATTTCCCCTCATTCAGCATCTGATTTTCTTTTCGGGGATAGGCCAGATGTCCAAAGTAATCAAAAGGGGTGCCCATGTCAAGAGCCTGATGGGTAGTAAGATCTACAATGGTGAGGTCCACCGCACAGCCATAATTATGAATAGAGCCCACTTCGGGGTCTGCCACATAATTCTTCCGGTTTCGGCTGGGAATAGAATCCAGAGACTCCCAAAGCACCCTTTGTACACTGAGCGGACGGGCAGCATCATATACCAGAAGCGAATAGTCGGGATTCTGTTTTTTAAGTAAATATTGAGCCAATTTTAAAGCTATCGCAGGTTTTTCCTGTAAAAAAGCCTTTTCAGAATCTCCATAAATATCCTTCCCGAAAAAATTATCAGTGCTGCTGTATTTCAAATCAACTCTGATACTCGGATCGATGGACTGGATATCAACCAAGCCCTGCGACTGCATCGATAATTCCATTTCGGTGAGATGGGCCGGGGCAGAAATCGCTCCGCTTAAAGAATCAGCCTGTTCATTGATGGTTTCAGAATTTTCATTTTCAGATGAAGTGCAGGAAAGTACCAGATATAAAAAAGGGAACAAGAGGTAAAGCCTTTTTCTTTTTTTGAAATGAAATACGGTGTCTTTAAAAATCATCCCCGAGTTTTGGCTTAATCTAAATAATGACCTAATTTGCTTTAAAATAATGAATCGTACAAAAATATGGCATTAAATTATATCTGGGTAGGTTTTTTTCTGATTGCTTTCGTCGTTGCTTTGATCAAACTCATCTTTTTTGGAGATACCGAAATATTTAAAATACTCATGGAAGGGATGTTTAAATCGGCTGAAACTGCCGTAATGGACATCGCCTTGCCATTGGCAGGTGTCATGACTTTCTTTTTGGGAATCCTGAAAGTAGGAGAGGAGGCAGGAGTGATACGGGTTTTGGCCAAAGTCATCGCTCCGTTTTTTGGTAAGCTTTTCCTGAAGTGCCCAAAGACCACAAAGCCAACGGCGAGATGATCATGAATTTTTCGGCCAATATGCTGGGTCTCGACAATGCCGCCACGCCTTTTGGTCTGAAAGCCATGAAAAGCCTCCAGGAGCTCAATCCTAGTCCTGATACCGCCTCCAATGCCCAGATCATGTTTATGGTGCTCCACAGTGCAGGCCCGGTTTTGATACCTATTTCTATCATGGCTCAGCGGGCCATTTATCATGCGGCTGATCCTTCTGATATTTTTATTCCCGCATTGATTTCAGTTTACATGGCTACATTTACCGGACTCATTATTGTGGGTATCAAGCAAAAAATAAACTTTCTGGATAAAACCCTGCTCACATGGCTGCTGGGTATCACCGCTTTCATTGGAATTATTCTTTTGTATTTTTCAGGATTAAGCAAAGAAGAAATCGAGCTGAAATCCAAAATATTCAGCAATCTCATTCTGTTTACTTTTGTTGCGGGATTTGTGGGAATGGGTTTTTACAAGAAAGTAGATGTATTCCCGACTTTTGTAGAAGGTGCCAAAACCGGTTTTGAGACTTCAGTGAAAATCATTCCTTATCTGGTGGGTATGCTGGTGGCCATCAGTGTTTTCCGAAATTCGGGTGTTCTGACCGATATCACCAATGGCGTGAAATGGTTGTTTGCTTTTACGGGTCTTAATGGCGAATGGATCGATGCCCTGCCTACTGCATTGATGCATCCCCTGAGTGGAAGTGGTTCCAGGGCAATGATGATTGAATCTATGGAGCATTTTGGTGCCGATTCATTTGTGGGTCGTCTTTCAAGTGTATTTCAGGCTTGTTCTGATACCATACTTTATGTTTTGGCGGTGTATTTTGGCAGCGTGAGTATCAAGCATACCCGTTATACTTTGGTTGCAGGACTATTGGCTGACCTCGCCGGTGTCATTACGGCCATTATTGTGAGTTATATTTTCTTTTATTGAGGATGTTATTCAGGAAAGAAAATATTTTGATAGACACAAAGCTGAAAACAGGGATATCCGTCTAAAATAAATAGTATTGTAGCTTTAAATCATAAAACCGAAACTTCGGACCGAGTCCGTTTTAAAAATTTGATATGGATTTAAATGATTTTAGTAAAATAATGTTTATCAAATTTTTAGAGAGGATCTTCCGATAGCTATCGGAATTTATCTTTGTTTTTTTTCTACTTTTTGAACGGGCGGCGAACCGCAAAAAAAGTAGGGCCCCGCTGGCCAGGCGACGAACTGAAATTTATTAGTTTGAAATTTTTACTTTTAGGATTAAAATAATCAATTTGATAATCCATTTATAAAAATATTTCAGTTTAACTTAATTTCTATTTGGTAATTCCAAAAACAAAAAAAATACCTTAAACTTTATGTTGCCTTTGTGAAAAGATTTTTGATATAAAAAATGAATATCTTGCATTCCTAAAAAGCCATACCGCAAAGTTAAATGTTTTGTTAATGCCCGGTAAAATTTTGAAAAAAGCATTTGAACCCATAATATTGTCTCATATTCTTATTTAAAATAAAATGAAAGCCCTGAAATTAATCGCGATTATGTCTTTTGCCGGCATAATGATGTTCTCTTGTTCCAAATCCGGAAAAAAAGCCCTCGAAAAAGGAGACTATTTTACCGCCGCCCTTCAAGCCATTGAAAAACTAAGAAAAGATGGTGACAACTCCAAAGCCGCCGAAGTACTTCCCAATGCCTACGACCTGGCCGAAAAAGATTTACTTCGTGACATCGACAGAGCCAATGCCGCCAATCAGCAGTTTAGATACGAAAGAGTGGTAGATGGCTACAGTAAACTCAACGAACTGCATGATAAAATAGAAAGATGCTATGCATGCCGCAAAATCGTGAGCCCGACGAGCTATTTCAGAGAATACAACGAAGCTCTTGAAAAAGCCGCCGCTGAAAGATATGCTTATGCCGATAATCTGCTCAGCAAAGGTACCATTGATGCCGGAAGAGCCGCCTTTAACAATTTTGAAGACTTGCTCAAGTTTGCCCCCAATTATAAAGACGCCAGAGAAAAACTCGAAGAGGCTCTTTTTATGGGTTCGTACCATGTGGTAGTAGAACAACCCAAGATTAATTCCAAAATGTACCAGTACAGCAATGAGTTTTTCCAGGGAAAAATCGATGAGTTTTTGCAGACCAACAGGCGGTTGAATAAGTTTATCAGATTTTATCAGCCCAATGAAGCCAAGCAGCTTAAAATCAAACCGGACCATATCGTAAGGTTGGAGTTTATTGAGTTTGTGGTAGGTGAAACGCACAT
The sequence above is a segment of the Cytophagaceae bacterium genome. Coding sequences within it:
- a CDS encoding M15 family metallopeptidase is translated as MQSQGLVDIQSIDPSIRVDLKYSSTDNFFGKDIYGDSEKAFLQEKPAIALKLAQYLLKKQNPDYSLLVYDAARPLSVQRVLWESLDSIPSRNRKNYVADPEVGSIHNYGCAVDLTIVDLTTHQALDMGTPFDYFGHLAYPRKENQMLNEGKLNQKQVENRLLLRNIMLTTGYGPITSEWWHFNFYPLARAKKTYKIIE